In the Wyeomyia smithii strain HCP4-BCI-WySm-NY-G18 chromosome 2, ASM2978416v1, whole genome shotgun sequence genome, one interval contains:
- the LOC129720273 gene encoding serine/threonine-protein kinase PRP4 homolog isoform X1: MSTRQVVIASDDSDSSVPEEKLDLKKAKKHKKHKKHKKTNRLEKVEKPKSKKHKKHKRRHHGEEGEVSDTEDEEANAKNGAKIDIRKLEHAIRVKPKDSASKTKDNGNLKACLENEKEKQNDISTDPEKLVAILTQTLDKSKDRPAQQEVVSVESDSDATVVEDAPSPDVAVIEDELNLEDLMRQKALLQARLGECVSEDDEEANGEQKASTNDVRNNSNEKKRRNKTSEDVITIEGDSSAEDVNRLLKKARQRSRSATRDDRKNRVSETDRRNSRLEAEAKARAKQQELDRERNREEQRRQREHEEHNRRMTQERYERERARDRERDRERDRERERARARQRDRERSMERYRDRRSPMDRSREGRRSMERSGAGRRLSSRDRFRGRSRSRDRGGWRERDDRGRYDNRDRGGVARNGRDHRNNAKRKPEDDKYKDSLSEGLKQQKESSSDSEVGDINIDDEEDEEKIIEKRRKQRIELLKKLGAANEDSNPPPEVKHSANESKLQAKTVTQTGSHRSHKRGNEDVFVIDEPSKVDTLKSIDSDQHNDSLTPPIPITRVTAEEHKDMREEERAKLDKASGKRGEWDMFAEQDIDSNFDSPSTVVANKQGNENPALTDNWDDAEGYYRVRIGEILDGRYVVANYTGQGVFSTVVRAKDQARGNALVAVKIIRNNEIMHKTGLRELETLKKLNDTDPEDRYHCLRLFRHFFHKQHLCMVLEPLSMNLREVLKKYGKNVGLHIKAVRSYTQQLLLALKLLKKSGILHADIKPDNILVNDNNLVLKLCDFGSASSITDNDITPYLVSRFYRAPEIILGLPYDYGIDMWSAGCTIYELYTGKILFSGKSNNQMLKFFMDLKGKIPNKIIRKGQFKDQHFDQNCNFLSHEIDKITEREKIVVVSVIKPNRDLQQELVAGQNLPDDQIRKVSQLKDLLDKVFALDPAKRISLNHALAHPFIQDKI; the protein is encoded by the exons ATGTCCACTAGACAAGTTGT AATTGCGTCTGATGACAGCGATTCGTCTGTGCCGGAGGAGAAATTGGATCTGAAAAAGGCTAAAAAgcataaaaaacacaaaaaacataAGAAAACTAATCGTCTGGAGAAGGTTGAAAAGCCGAAATCAAAGAAGCATAAAAAGCATAAACGCAGACACCATGGCGAGGAAGGTGAAGTTAGTGATACGGAAGACGAAGAGGCAAATGCAAAGAATGGTGCGAAAATTGACATTCGTAAATTGGAGCATGCGATTCGCGTCAAACCGAAAGATAGTGCTAGCAAAACAAAAGACAATGGAAACTTGAAGGCTTGTTTGGAAAATGAAAAGGAGAAACAAAACGATATTTCAACGGACCCAGAGAAACTGGTGGCAATTCTGACGCAAACGCTGGATAAAAGCAAGGATCGACCAGCACAGCAAGAAGTGGTTTCCGTTGAAAGTGATAGCGATGCCACGGTAGTGGAAGATGCTCCCAGTCCGGATGTGGCTGTTATCGAAGATGAACTTAATCTAGAAGATTTGATGAGGCAAAAAGCTTTACTTCAAGCTAGACTAGGTGAATGTGTTTCCGAAGATGACGAAGAAGCAAATGGTGAACAAAAAGCTTCAACAAATGATGTACGTAATAATtcaaatgagaaaaaaagaagaaataaaACAAGTGAGGATGTAATTACCATAGAGGGTGACTCCAGCGCTGAAGATGTAAATCGTCTGCTTAAAAAGGCAAGACAGCGTAGTCGTTCGGCAACCCGCGACGACCGTAAAAACCGAGTTTCTGAAACGGATAGACGCAACAGTCGTCTTGAAGCTGAAGCAAAAGCGCGAGCTAAACAGCAGGAGTTAGATCGTGAACGCAACCGAGAGGAGCAGCGCAGGCAACGCGAACACGAAGAGCATAACCGCCGAATGACTCAAGAACGTTACGAGCGAGAAAGAGCACGCGATCGGGAACGAGATCGAGAACGTGATCGTGAACGAGAACGAGCTCGCGCTAGACAGAGGGACAGAGAGCGATCTATGGAACGGTATCGCGATCGTCGTAGTCCGATGGACCGTAGCAGAGAGGGTAGGCGATCAATGGAACGCAGTGGTGCTGGTAGAAGACTTAGTTCAAGAGACCGTTTCCGAGGACGCAGTCGGAGTAGAGATCGAGGAGGCTGGCGAGAACGGGATGATAGAGGTCGTTATGACAATAGAGACCGAGGTGGTGTTGCTCGCAACGGCAGAGATCATCGAAACAATGCAAAGCGAAAACCAGAGGATGATAAATATAAGGATTCACTTAGTGAAGGGCTAAAGCAACAGAAGGAGTCCAGTAGTGACAGTGAAGTGGGGGACATAAACATTGATGACGAGGAGGACGaagaaaaaatcattgaaaagcgAAGAAAACAGCGCATAGAGTTGCTAAAG AAACTTGGAGCTGCTAATGAAGACAGTAACCCACCACCTGAAGTTAAACATAGCGCGAATGAGTCGAAATTGCAGGCAAAAACGGTAACCCAAACAGGCTCCCACAGATCacacaaaagaggaaatgaAGACGTTTTTGTAATTGATGAACCATCAAAAGTGGACACACTAAAGAGTATTGATAGTGATCAACACAATGATTCACTCACTCCACCGATTCCGATAACTAGAGTGACAGCCGAGGAACACAAAGATATGCGCGAGGAGGAACGAGCCAAACTAGACAAAGCGTCGGGCAAACGTGGCGAATGGGACATGTTTGCCGAACAGGAtattgattcaaacttcgattCCCCCAGTACGGTAGTTGCTAATAAACAGGGCAATGAAAATCCTGCTCTCACAGACAATTGGGATGACGCGGAAGGGTATTATCGTGTACGAATCGGTGAAATACTTGACGGTCGGTATGTGGTTGCAAATTACACTGGACAGGGTGTATTCAGTACGGTCGTTCGAGCGAAAGATCAAGCACGAGGCAATGCACTAGTAGCCGTGAAAATCATAAGAAACAATGAAATCAT GCATAAAACTGGTCTACGCGAGCTTGAAACTTTGAAGAAACTCAACGACACTGATCCAGAGGATCGATATCACTGCTTGAGGCTCTTCAGACACTTTTTTCACAAACAA CATCTCTGTATGGTTCTCGAGCCACTCAGCATGAATCTCCGGGAGGTTCTTAAAAAGTATGGTAAAAACGTGGGCCTTCACATTAAAGCCGTCCGAAGCTACACACAGCAATTGTTGCTCGCGCTTAAACTTCTGAAGAAGTCCGGTATCTTGCATGCGGATATCAAACCGGACAACATTCTGGTCAACGACAATAATCTGGTTCTGAAACTGTGCGATTTCGGATCGGCTTCCTCGATCACAGACAACGACATCACGCCGTATCTGGTATCACGGTTCTATCGTGCACCGGAGATTATTCTCGGCCTGCCGTACGATTACGGTATCGATATGTGGTCCGCCGGTTGCACCATCTATGAATTGTATACTGGCAAAATCTTATTTAGTGGTAAATCAAATAATCAAATGCTTAAATTTTTCATGGATTTAAAGGGAAAGATTCCGAACAAGATCATACGGAAAGGACAGTTCAAGGAccagcatttcgatcagaattGTAACTTCCTGTCACACGAAATCGACAAGATTACGGAACGG GAAAAAATCGTCGTTGTATCGGTCATTAAACCGAACAGAGACCTCCAGCAGGAGCTGGTAGCGGGTCAGAATCTGCCAGACGATCAAATTCGCAAGGTCTCCCAGCTGAAGGATTTACTGGACAAAGTATTTGCTCTCGATCCCGCGAAAAGGATTTCGCTCAACCATGCACTGGCACATCCCTTCATCCAGGACAAGATCTAA
- the LOC129720273 gene encoding serine/threonine-protein kinase PRP4 homolog isoform X2, translating into MSTRQVVIASDDSDSSVPEEKLDLKKAKKHKKHKKHKKTNRLEKVEKPKSKKHKKHKRRHHGEEGEVSDTEDEEANAKNGAKIDIRKLEHAIRVKPKDSASKTKDNGNLKACLENEKEKQNDISTDPEKLVAILTQTLDKSKDRPAQQEVVSVESDSDATVVEDAPSPDVAVIEDELNLEDLMRQKALLQARLGECVSEDDEEANGEQKASTNDVRNNSNEKKRRNKTSEDVITIEGDSSAEDVNRLLKKARQRSRSATRDDRKNRVSETDRRNSRLEAEAKARAKQQELDRERNREEQRRQREHEEHNRRMTQERYERERARDRERDRERDRERERARARQRDRERSMERYRDRRSPMDRSREGRRSMERSGAGRRLSSRDRFRGRSRSRDRGGWRERDDRGRYDNRDRGGVARNGRDHRNNAKRKPEDDKYKDSLSEGLKQQKESSSDSEVGDINIDDEEDEEKIIEKRRKQRIELLKKLGAANEDSNPPPEVKHSANESKLQAKTVTQTGSHRSHKRGNEDVFVIDEPSKVDTLKSIDSDQHNDSLTPPIPITRVTAEEHKDMREEERAKLDKASGKRGEWDMFAEQDIDSNFDSPSTVVANKQGNENPALTDNWDDAEGYYRVRIGEILDGRYVVANYTGQGVFSTVVRAKDQARGNALVAVKIIRNNEIMHKTGLRELETLKKLNDTDPEDRYHCLRLFRHFFHKQHLCMVLEPLSMNLREVLKKYGKNVGLHIKAVRSYTQQLLLALKLLKKSGILHADIKPDNILVNDNNLVLKLCDFGSASSITDNDITPYLVSRFYRAPEIILGLPYDYGIDMWSAGCTIYELERFRTRSYGKDSSRTSISIRIVTSCHTKSTRLRNGKKSSLYRSLNRTETSSRSW; encoded by the exons ATGTCCACTAGACAAGTTGT AATTGCGTCTGATGACAGCGATTCGTCTGTGCCGGAGGAGAAATTGGATCTGAAAAAGGCTAAAAAgcataaaaaacacaaaaaacataAGAAAACTAATCGTCTGGAGAAGGTTGAAAAGCCGAAATCAAAGAAGCATAAAAAGCATAAACGCAGACACCATGGCGAGGAAGGTGAAGTTAGTGATACGGAAGACGAAGAGGCAAATGCAAAGAATGGTGCGAAAATTGACATTCGTAAATTGGAGCATGCGATTCGCGTCAAACCGAAAGATAGTGCTAGCAAAACAAAAGACAATGGAAACTTGAAGGCTTGTTTGGAAAATGAAAAGGAGAAACAAAACGATATTTCAACGGACCCAGAGAAACTGGTGGCAATTCTGACGCAAACGCTGGATAAAAGCAAGGATCGACCAGCACAGCAAGAAGTGGTTTCCGTTGAAAGTGATAGCGATGCCACGGTAGTGGAAGATGCTCCCAGTCCGGATGTGGCTGTTATCGAAGATGAACTTAATCTAGAAGATTTGATGAGGCAAAAAGCTTTACTTCAAGCTAGACTAGGTGAATGTGTTTCCGAAGATGACGAAGAAGCAAATGGTGAACAAAAAGCTTCAACAAATGATGTACGTAATAATtcaaatgagaaaaaaagaagaaataaaACAAGTGAGGATGTAATTACCATAGAGGGTGACTCCAGCGCTGAAGATGTAAATCGTCTGCTTAAAAAGGCAAGACAGCGTAGTCGTTCGGCAACCCGCGACGACCGTAAAAACCGAGTTTCTGAAACGGATAGACGCAACAGTCGTCTTGAAGCTGAAGCAAAAGCGCGAGCTAAACAGCAGGAGTTAGATCGTGAACGCAACCGAGAGGAGCAGCGCAGGCAACGCGAACACGAAGAGCATAACCGCCGAATGACTCAAGAACGTTACGAGCGAGAAAGAGCACGCGATCGGGAACGAGATCGAGAACGTGATCGTGAACGAGAACGAGCTCGCGCTAGACAGAGGGACAGAGAGCGATCTATGGAACGGTATCGCGATCGTCGTAGTCCGATGGACCGTAGCAGAGAGGGTAGGCGATCAATGGAACGCAGTGGTGCTGGTAGAAGACTTAGTTCAAGAGACCGTTTCCGAGGACGCAGTCGGAGTAGAGATCGAGGAGGCTGGCGAGAACGGGATGATAGAGGTCGTTATGACAATAGAGACCGAGGTGGTGTTGCTCGCAACGGCAGAGATCATCGAAACAATGCAAAGCGAAAACCAGAGGATGATAAATATAAGGATTCACTTAGTGAAGGGCTAAAGCAACAGAAGGAGTCCAGTAGTGACAGTGAAGTGGGGGACATAAACATTGATGACGAGGAGGACGaagaaaaaatcattgaaaagcgAAGAAAACAGCGCATAGAGTTGCTAAAG AAACTTGGAGCTGCTAATGAAGACAGTAACCCACCACCTGAAGTTAAACATAGCGCGAATGAGTCGAAATTGCAGGCAAAAACGGTAACCCAAACAGGCTCCCACAGATCacacaaaagaggaaatgaAGACGTTTTTGTAATTGATGAACCATCAAAAGTGGACACACTAAAGAGTATTGATAGTGATCAACACAATGATTCACTCACTCCACCGATTCCGATAACTAGAGTGACAGCCGAGGAACACAAAGATATGCGCGAGGAGGAACGAGCCAAACTAGACAAAGCGTCGGGCAAACGTGGCGAATGGGACATGTTTGCCGAACAGGAtattgattcaaacttcgattCCCCCAGTACGGTAGTTGCTAATAAACAGGGCAATGAAAATCCTGCTCTCACAGACAATTGGGATGACGCGGAAGGGTATTATCGTGTACGAATCGGTGAAATACTTGACGGTCGGTATGTGGTTGCAAATTACACTGGACAGGGTGTATTCAGTACGGTCGTTCGAGCGAAAGATCAAGCACGAGGCAATGCACTAGTAGCCGTGAAAATCATAAGAAACAATGAAATCAT GCATAAAACTGGTCTACGCGAGCTTGAAACTTTGAAGAAACTCAACGACACTGATCCAGAGGATCGATATCACTGCTTGAGGCTCTTCAGACACTTTTTTCACAAACAA CATCTCTGTATGGTTCTCGAGCCACTCAGCATGAATCTCCGGGAGGTTCTTAAAAAGTATGGTAAAAACGTGGGCCTTCACATTAAAGCCGTCCGAAGCTACACACAGCAATTGTTGCTCGCGCTTAAACTTCTGAAGAAGTCCGGTATCTTGCATGCGGATATCAAACCGGACAACATTCTGGTCAACGACAATAATCTGGTTCTGAAACTGTGCGATTTCGGATCGGCTTCCTCGATCACAGACAACGACATCACGCCGTATCTGGTATCACGGTTCTATCGTGCACCGGAGATTATTCTCGGCCTGCCGTACGATTACGGTATCGATATGTGGTCCGCCGGTTGCACCATCTATGAATT GGAAAGATTCCGAACAAGATCATACGGAAAGGACAGTTCAAGGAccagcatttcgatcagaattGTAACTTCCTGTCACACGAAATCGACAAGATTACGGAACGG GAAAAAATCGTCGTTGTATCGGTCATTAAACCGAACAGAGACCTCCAGCAGGAGCTGGTAG